Below is a genomic region from Kryptolebias marmoratus isolate JLee-2015 linkage group LG12, ASM164957v2, whole genome shotgun sequence.
AACACGAAAAACTAAACGTAAAGGTTTGTCTGAAACCGAGCTTCAAATCTGTTCCACTCTGGTGTGAGACGGAGTCCAAAACCCTCCAGATCAGGACTACGTTCCACCCAGAACTAGTCCTGAACCAGTCCAACTTCAGTCCAGGTGGGACTGGAGGACAGTCCCCGGTCTGACAAACAGTCCAACATCTGCCTTAAGGCTCGAGTCCAAGACCAGTTTCaacctgaaggaatgcatatcacccgccgccgtAATGCCAgcgtttaaaacaaaaaccctcaGAGTCCGAGCTGagggcgactctcagctactaccacaccaaggttcagctcaacatctgtgaaaCATCTGGTGACTCCCCCTGGATAAGAAGGACGGTCTAAAAGTCCTGGACCAGGTTCAGAACCGGTCCTGGACCAGGTCCAGTCTCAAGTCTCTGTGGGAGGCGATCCTGTGTCTCGGTCTCAAACCTTCTCACAGTCAGTAATCAACTTCAAAATGGCTTCTGAAGgcattttatgaaacatttggttttattttgaaaggtttgTAGATTTTAAGCTTCTGTGACTCTGGAGACAGAAATAACTGGTTTATCATCATCATAATTACAGGCTTCAGCATCTGAGCGGGGTCTAACCGTTACGCTGGGTAAATCAAGATGGTGTCCTAAATAAGCCGAGGCAGCGCGACAGGAAGCCGAGAACCTCAGGCACCCCCCGCCCCCACCGAGCGTTTTACTGCCGTCGCAGAACGACTGGAACTTTCCACCAAGCGTCATGGCGCTCAGTTTAAAtcagaatgaaacaaaaccagaaacgTTTGTGGTCTGAAACTAAAAGTCTGACATTTCTACGCCGAGAGGCGTGAAGGCTCAGGTGCTCTTCGTCTGACTCGTCCTCAAAACTCAAAAAGCTGTCCTGAAGAACCTGAAGTCTGTGATGGAGTCAAGAATAAACTTTGAATAAATCTGTTGGTTTGGAGTCGGGTTGATCAgagagatttaaaataaaaccagcagaccCTCCGTCATCTGCAGGATGCACCGAATCCACCAGAACAGACTTTAAACTTGTCACCAAAGTAAATCTAAAGGCGTGTTTTTCCACGCTGGTTTGAAGACGTTTcttgtttgaaaacaacaaagacacgGCTTGAATAACTGCTGGGTGCCAGTTTCCTGAAGCAtcagaaggagaggaagaagctAATCTCGCTCTTCATCACAGAGGTTCATCATGCAGGAAGGAAACCATCCAACACGTGGTGCGAGCGTCGGCTGCAGAAGACAACTGAAGCCTCCGTGAAACAATCACCAGCAGGTTCCAGAAACTGGAAATCCATTCGAGGAACATCCCCGCCTCCTGCAGCGCGACCGTCCAATCAGCTTTGACCTCGCCGCTGACACCTGAACAGGCTTATTAAACGaagagaggaaacaggaaagagctgcagcagtttctcACAGTGATAACGTTAATCTGAAGAAGGCGGAGCCCGccattttaatgtctttatgCGCCACTGACATTCCAAGCAACTCAACAGCACCATCAAAACCGAGTCCAAGACTGTCCAAGTCCTCCAAAGGAGTCTAAAACACTGAAGAATAAAATCATCTAAAAGCCCGGTCCAAATAAACCAAATTAATTATCAGCTGAAATGACCTGAAAGATGGTCCAGAAATCCCAAACATCCAGAACCAgtttgaaaactaaataaactgctgtggaaaccagaaccagaactctggAGGCTGGTCTGAACTTTTCTGAACCAGatcaaaactgactgaaaccaTCACCAACTAGCCTGGATGAACCTCAGAGGTCACCAACCTTCTGCAGACCTCCAGACTCCATGTttccttcagatcagctcagggacagagaggagagagcttcatggtgggggtttccatggcaacagctgatCCAAGCTTTCTATCACCGAGAGCAAAGAGTCGGAGGCTGTGGAGTAAAGACCGCCGCCACTGGACTGtggagcagtggagacgtgtcctctggagggacgagtctttggctgctgccaggaggacggttcttgtctgactgcatcgagccgagtgtaaagtttggtggagggaggatcttGGTGTGGGCTTGGTTTTCAAGAGGTCTTCAGCgcaccaagacattttggacaatttggaacagtttggggacggccccttcctgttccaacatggctgcacaccagagcacaaagcaaggtccataaagacagaACCCTGACCTCGACCCGACAGAACACCTTCAggatgaatcagagcagagcagaaaacTCTAAGTCTAATCTGGACCGGTCCAAAACCGGATCAGAACCACAGGACTTCAGCCTGGATTCCAACCTGCTGAGATGAAGAAGAACCGGGTGTTGGGTCGGTTAACTGTTAACGACCCGTTAACTACTTAATGCGCCGGCAGCTGAACTCCAGGAAGTCTCGTCCTCCAATCGGGGAACGTTTCGCTCCGACGCTCCCTGAAGGCATCGTCAGTCTTCAGTTCTTCTGAAGGTGGAGTTTGGTACGTTTCCACGCCAGCTGCCGCCGCTTCACTCGGAGACATGTTGGCTCATCGAAACACCGAAGATCTACGTTTAAACTTATCATCGACACCACGTGTTCCCTCTTTTAGAACCTCCAGAAAAGCTTCATTTGGAGGAGCTGAGGGTTTAAATcagtaataattattataattataactCAAGGTTGAAGCAGAAACGCAGCTCGATCTTTTAGCTCTCGGAGttcgtgttgaggatgactctcagcttctagtTTTACTTCAGtagctgtaaataaactcaagtacagctttttgtgtctgaggttgattagctgtggcggccatctggTAATtggttgtaaatgtttttgagtttcactgaaatccgtCCACCGGTttagttacatgatcgccctgAGAACGAAATGTTGAATCTTTtcagtaaagtttattttatttaaagctgaatcttttattttaacactttgtGAGCAGAGCAGGAAATGCTCCGGTCACATGTTCGGGTTTTAAGGCTGTAAGTTTCaagataaaactgttttctttattattgcAACGCaatctttaactttaaattcagaaagaagctcgaaaacaaaaagctgaccgaagttagagaagaaagttgaaGCGTGCTGAACTCCCGGACAGAAGTTTTATTCTCTAAACtcaacttgtttctttttgaggtttaggaaacagataaataaaacccGGCAGAACATCTCGGTTCTGTCGGCCTCCGGTTCCAGCAGGAGACTCACCGGTTCTGGGTGTCCCTGTCAGCGCAGATCTGGTTGGATGAAGGACGATGGATGAAGATTCAGggcctgcagctgctgtgaacACCTATTGTAACCGAACTGCCGCCATGTTTCACCGTGACTCCTACTCTGCCATCGTTAAAATGTCTGACAGTCGACGAAAGTCTCCGAGCGTCGGACTCACTAACCGAGCCGTTACCAGAACCGCGAGCTGAGCTGAGGCGTGGGTGGCTCCACCAGACTGCCCTCTGTCTGCAGACGGTTGGTGGAAGTTTGGAAAAGTTCGGCCGGCAGCTGAAGGCGGCAGAGCTTCAGGCTCCTCCGACCAATCAGGAGGTGGAACTGCGACGCCGCTGCAGCTCTGTGAGAAAAAGCTGCTGCAACCGTCTCAACATCCTCCCAcctacaaacaggaaaccacaCCGAGTCCTCCTCTACCTCTGCTCTACCTCCGGCCTCCTTTCTCTCCTGCCGACGACTCCGAGCGTAGATGAGAGGAAACAGAGGCGGGCCGTCACaggaggacacctgaggaccaTCAGCTGCTCCCGCCTGGTCCTGTAGGAACCAACGGTCCTCCTGCCGGTCCTCTGGTGAAGATCCATCAGCTGCAAGTTCTGAACCGGCTCAAAGTGAAGCTTCAAACCCAGCCTGACAGAGTCCCAGTCCCAAAACAAGACCCAGACCGGTCCAAAAccaggtcctggaggtccacgTCCAGGCTGAAGGGCCGACATGAAACTACGATCAAAACTCATctggttatttatttacaatcttcttttttaatttactgttaaaTTCGGACCCATTTAAAACCATCTcctcagcatgatgctgccgccaCCGTGCCCTACTGCTGATCCGTTTGGcctaaaaaggtcaaaggtcaccctTCAGGGTTTCATAAAAATTAATCCATGAAGAGTTTAAATGTTCAGGTTGGAATtcaacaaagaaagaataatgtatcagtttattttactaaaaggaTCCATTGGAACTTATTTTTATGCAATAAATGATTTAAGAATAATGAATTCAAATAATTAGAACATTATGTTAAAGATTAAaagcattttactttaataaaactgattatatttttctcttcttccttcaactgattaatgtttaaagattaaaaacaaaatgacacaaatcatttattaggtttttatcagctgactaaaaataaaaagtataaatgttcATGAAGTCCGAACAAAACttacatttaattaaacattcaCAGAAACAAGGTCAAATTCTTCAGaattaaagttcatttaaataataaattttctCTTAGCTGAGGGAAAATAAAacgtttaaaaccaaaaaactgaacataaaaagaataaaaaccagaTTTTAATGTTCTTCCTGCTGTTATTAAAgtgattaataaaaacagatcccAGACCCGGGTCTCTGCAGGGTtcctgtgaaaaataaaagtagtgtCTGTAGGTCCGGTCCGGTCCAGGAGGTTCAGATCAGGACGCTGGACACAGAAACCCGAGCGGCCCGCCCGCTGTTCGGCACGTCAATCCGCCCGTCGGCtggaagaaacaaacagtttattaattattagagttctttgaacaacttcCACAGTTTCACTCAGGACCAccagaacctgctgctgctcacgggtcagcAGGTTCTGGTGGGTTTCACTGTCTGTGTGCTGCCCCTCCCTCTGCAGAATCACCACAGCAACCAGCCGACTGGGCCAGCGAACCTTCCAACATGGCCGCCTCCACAGAATTCAGGatttaaagcaaacaggaagaggtttcaccctggagtttcaaaataaaggtcaCAGATGATTCTGTCAGCTCAGAACCGGATGATGGCCTGACAAGGACCTGATGGGACCTGATAAAGACCTGGTGAGGACCTGATGATCACCAATGACCACCAATCAGGAGCCACTCACCTGCGGGGACGTAGCTCTCGGCTCGACTGCGGTCTTTTTCGATGAACATGGCTGTGGCGAGGAAGAAAGCTCCGCCCACCACGCCCACGAAGGAGCACAGCATCAGCGAGAACTGCAGAGAGCGGAACTGCCAGAGGTACGAGTCGTACTTCCTCATGGAGTCTGAGATCTGAGACAAAAGACGGGACGTTGATGGACGAATCAGTGAGGACCGGACCACATGCCgcctcagaaacaaacagccaatcagaggtgACGGGTTCAGGACCTACCCTTCCAATCAGGTACGGACTGATTGCGTCTCCGAAGAGGTGAGAGACGAGGATCTGCAGCGCCTCGGCCGTGGAGCGCCGGGTCGGGACGACCACGTACTGAAAACACAGAATTACAGAGAGTTAAAGTCCGGGTCAGGGTCAGGACTCAGGGTCAGGACCAGGACTTGGGATCAGGGTCGAGACTCGGGATCAGGATCAGGACTCAGGATCAGGTCTGTGTTTCTGGGTCAGACTGCTATATCAGACGCTGACGCGACAGAAAACGGTTTCAGTTCCTCACCAGCAGGATGTCGGCCACGATGGCCCAGTTCATGGACAGGAATGTCTCcccaaagaaaataaagacctGAGGACACACAGAAGACATTTGTCTCAGGATCTGTCTCCTACAGAACCAATCCAACATGAACAGGTTTCAGTTTTAATCTGGATTATATTTTGATCCTCTCAGTTCTGTTTAATGTGGGACTTTATAATATTTCTAACACAACTCGTTGGAAGAAAACTGGACCTCCAGAACATTTCAGACCAATGAGAGGATTTCTGATTAtttaaaccttcaaaataagagtcctCTGCTCTCAGGAGGCGGGTCACTCACGTATGTGGCGGCGGTGCTGGTTTCAGCGAAGGCGTTGGCCAGGAAGAGGAACGGCGCTGACAGCAGCAGACCGGAGGCGCACACCAGCGGGTCGGCTCGAGGGTTCTTCTTCCTCAGCAGCCGGCTCACCTGCACGCCGCTGGCCACGCCCAGCACACCTGTCACCACGGTAATGACTCCAAAGATCACGCTGTGAAGAACACGGAGGTTAGTTTTCAGGCCGCTGATCAGACGGAGGGGAGGCGAGAAGGTGAGGTCACCTGTCGGAGGTGGAGCAGTGAGCCTCGTCTTCACACGGAGCCTTTGTTCCCGCAAAGACGGCCGCCCTGAAGAGGAACGTCGGCGCCCAGAGAGCCAGAGAGCCCGTCACAAACGCCACCGCCGTGAAGCCAAAGGTGGACAgcatgaagctgcagctgcacagagaCAGGCGGGTCAGCGGCTGACAACCATGCTAACCTGCTTCAGGTGAGCAGGAACCTACTTCCTGCTGAGCTCCCGCAGGTCGGTCAGCCAGCTCGTCTGGTGCAGCTCCGAGCGAGCTTCCACCGCTCCTCTCCTCGGCTCCTTGACCACAAAGATGAGCAGCAGCACAGCAACCAGTCCGAGCCCCGGAGTCACCTGAGGGAGGAGAAACGCCACGGTCAGACCGCCTCCACCCAGCTGCAGGACACGGAGCAGCTCGCCGGAACTCACCCGTAAGGCGGAATGCCAGTTCTGCGTCGCAGCGCTGACCTGAGAGCCCACGATGTACCCCAGACCGCTGGCAGgaagagcaaacaggaagtcaggaggGGGAAGGTGAGCTTTCTCACCTGTCAGAGGCGTTTCTGTGTTTGACCAACCTGCCGACAGGAATGGCAAAGTAAAAGATGGACAGCATGTTGGTCCTCTTCTCTTTGACGTAGAGGTCGGCGATGATGGTGGGAGCGATGGTGGAGTAACTGGCCTCGCCGACCCCGACCAGACCCCGGGTCAGCAGCAGGGCCCAGAAGTGCTGCAGCCAGAAACAGACTCACAGTCAGCAGGAAGTCGCTCAGCTCCCCGACGGGCGCTTCCACATCTCACGTCAGCGTCAGGGTGAACGAAGCTGGAAGTCGCTACTGCACCACCGCGCCGCGCCGCCGCGTTTCTGACTAACAGAGACGATTCGGTGCAGGACGTCCGTCTGCTGCAGGACCGCAGGTTTCACAGACATTATTTAAAGATGCTCAGCTTTGGATGAGTTACTAACATCTCCTCGGCTCTGAGCAtcttaacatttaaaactgttccACTGTGGGAAACTCcatcagaagaaaaataaaaagctcgggtttttctgctccttcaACTCTTGTTCCAAATAAAAGAGCGACAATCGTTTGAAAACCTCTGCAGGTGTCTGGAAATAACCGCGGCCGATCGGAGCAAAGCTCACCTCTTTCGGCGTGTAGGAGCTGGCAAGCGTCACGGAGGACCAGAACAGGATGCCGACGCTCATGATGTACTTCCTGTTGTACCTGTCGCCCATGTAACCAAAGAGCGGAGCCAGGAACATGTagctgcagataaaaactgCCACAGACAGGAAATCACTGAGCTGCAGTTCTTCTCATCAGGATCCCTGATGTTCGAGctttctcacctgtttgcaaCAAGCCAGACTTTCCATCATCGATCCCAAAGTAGTGCTCGATGTCCGGAAGGACGCCTGGAGAGGAACCAGAACTGAATTAATCCACTTTAGTACCTGAGAACTACAACGTCACAGAAACTGAATATTCCCCAAccctttgatttatttatcagGTTTTTCATGAAATTAGAGTCCTGTTTAACAGACGTTCTGTCGTCTGGTTCTGGATCAGACGTTTCTCTCAGTTTCAGGCTGTCCCTGAACGTTTTCACGTTGGTTTTAAACCCGACGTTCCTTCTTTCCTCCTCCACGTAAACAGCTTCAGATATTTGAGCTTTTATGAACTTTATTTCACCTTCAGAGAGAGAGAACGTTTGAGTTCTGACGGGTCGGTACCTGCCACCGTGAAGCGGTCCATGTAGTTCAGCAGGTTGATGTAACACAGGATGAGGACGGTCAGCACCGCTCGGACCCGGCTCACCCCGCTGACAGACTCCTCCTCTGCTTGCTGCTGAGCTGCCGCCCCGTCGTGATCCTCCGGCCCCTCAGCCTCGCTGTCGGAGGAGAAGAACGGCGCCGAGTCGGACGTGTGCTCCACCAtggctgctgctgaggaggaagCAGCTGTTTCAGTTCCACTGGACGGACCAGCTGTTTGTCCTCCTTCAGAGACACGTCCTCTTTCAGGGACATGTCCCTCACGAATGACGCAGCtttaaaggtttgatcaaaCGTAATAAAAACCTCGTTAACAGCAGCTGAGCAGCTGAactcagaggaggaagaagaaaccGGAGTGAAACCAGGATCATGTGATGGTCACATGTGAAACCTGTTTCAGGACAGagattttcagaataaacttttatcAGAGAGACAGATTCTCTGCAGGACGCCGAGGAGACAAACAACCGAAAGACAAGAATCAGGACAACAGTCATGTccataatttaacatttattctttttgtcagctgaactgaaacactGCTTTCTAAATCtgatcactttttaaataataataaaaaatattactttaataTGCAGATTCCAGCCTCCTAAAGgttataaatctgatttttactatttaaaataaaacataaacctgTAAACTTCTGAATATTCTATCAGACGTTTCAGGTTTGTATGatcagattatttaaataatacttAAAAGTGTACAATTATATTCCACAGAGACATGACTGCTgtgaacttatttttaaaactatttattatacatgtcatatttttgtatgtaattaaatatatattatagtAAAGAATCGGTATTTTAGGTTGTAATAAACGGATCTGACGTGTTTCTGTTAAAAGACGTTTTTTTCAGCGGAGGTTCGGTTCCTGCGGTTTCAGTCTCCTCTCAGCTGCTTCCCGACCTTCGGTCCGTCCATAAACCATCACTGATCGAACATATCGACAGGTGATCGGATCCTGAGCTGCATGCGGGGCTGCAGCCTAGCCTCGCGCCGTGACTGCGCGCGAGGCAACTCAGAAACAGCCCGCTGCCTGCCAGCGCACCAGACTCCGTTCAAAAATCACGTGATTTTACCGACAGTGacagtttgctgctttttaacaaCCGAGACACGATTTAAATCCTTCAAATGTGTCTTTTAGTGAATTCGGCCAacatgaaataatttaaacccaTCTGCAGCAGTCGCAGGCAgcgctgttgttgttgttgttgtttacctgaCTGAAGATGAATCAGGACTCgtctctcttcttcctctctcgGCCGGTTTCAAACCTTCGGactcaaacttttaaaacttatttaaagcCCATGTTGTGGGTTTGAAGGGGAACTTTCCCACAGACTAACTGAGGAGGGATTACTGTTAAAAGCGGAAGATTTCCTGCTGAATTCCTCACAAATGAAGCTTCTACcccgccgccatgttggatctGACCCCACTTCCGCCGCGGCTCACATGActcagaaaaaagaagaagagccAGCTGATCACGTGACGCTGGAAGCCCTTTCCCGCCACTTGCATGTCAAAATATGAGATCAATTATGAGATCTCATAAATTGAAGTCATAAATCTGAGGTGTCTCATAATTAagagttttcttctttaaagtgGCAGAAAAGTGACAACATTTAATACATTCCAGTCATGTTTAAACTGTTGATACAATAATTTCTCAGATGTTTCACAGacctgctgctgaggagcagaaaataaaaacagtctcGGAGGTTTTCagtcctcagcttcctgtttttatcGTTTCTTCTTCACACGGCATCAGATTCTCTCTGTGGATCGTTTCTAAAACCTGGAGTCCGTCCGTTCCTACCTGAACTAAATCAGGATTAAAGTTAACCTGCGGTCTTCTGACCGAGCTTTGAACAGGATGTTCTTCAGATGTTCCTCACCAACCTGATCTGTTTCCCAGCAGGGCACGCCGAGGAACATCAGCGCCTCAGTCAAACACGGCGGCGGCAGCATCATCATGTGTAGGGGGAGGATTTCCTGACAGGAGCCCGAGGTAAGAAATCAGAACAAATCTCcgtcaaaggtcagagttttAACCCGAGGTGAACAAAGAGCTGATTAATGCTGCGAAGGAATCTTAGATgagctgaatgaatgaatgaatgaatgaatgagtggaTGGATACTTTATTTAACCCTGAGGTAAGTTTATATAAACAGCTCCATCAGAGAAAACGgaacaaaagatttattttcaaatgtttgaggAGGAAAATGAGACGGACTTATAAATATAAAGTGCttaaaaaagcaataaacactaaaaataaccCTTTAAGTTGTTACTCTGCTCTCCTGTCGGGGCTGAAAACACCTGAGGTTTGTTTAGGCCACGCCTCCCAGTcttaataactttatttactttaaataaaataaaaa
It encodes:
- the LOC108249141 gene encoding protein spinster homolog 1 isoform X2, whose protein sequence is MAETVSDGDVQVVKPPFKRRRVLDPSAVVPVPVYSNKVSSSLQLKPTAALFSDKEADDGADKSLWAEFSTRIQPLPVTLSDSEDEAELAQQESVQPAEEPRCPSPPPPESPVQKQSRNATQKIREINRRLQAVSSILSPEPQSRRSRRHRTQSSSPPGLEQDEDDDDVIIMSPTSLHSSDSVREIPLKIRCRTDVHKIPVLSSTPLNSVAKELSVILKVPPPRLLLLKNDEELPTNSTVGELGLGIADIIAAAMVEHTSDSAPFFSSDSEAEGPEDHDGAAAQQQAEEESVSGVSRVRAVLTVLILCYINLLNYMDRFTVAGVLPDIEHYFGIDDGKSGLLQTVFICSYMFLAPLFGYMGDRYNRKYIMSVGILFWSSVTLASSYTPKEHFWALLLTRGLVGVGEASYSTIAPTIIADLYVKEKRTNMLSIFYFAIPVGSGLGYIVGSQVSAATQNWHSALRVTPGLGLVAVLLLIFVVKEPRRGAVEARSELHQTSWLTDLRELSRNCSFMLSTFGFTAVAFVTGSLALWAPTFLFRAAVFAGTKAPCEDEAHCSTSDSVIFGVITVVTGVLGVASGVQVSRLLRKKNPRADPLVCASGLLLSAPFLFLANAFAETSTAATYVFIFFGETFLSMNWAIVADILLYVVVPTRRSTAEALQILVSHLFGDAISPYLIGRISDSMRKYDSYLWQFRSLQFSLMLCSFVGVVGGAFFLATAMFIEKDRSRAESYVPAADGRIDVPNSGRAARVSVSSVLI
- the LOC108249141 gene encoding protein spinster homolog 1 isoform X1, yielding MVEHTSDSAPFFSSDSEAEGPEDHDGAAAQQQAEEESVSGVSRVRAVLTVLILCYINLLNYMDRFTVAGVLPDIEHYFGIDDGKSGLLQTVFICSYMFLAPLFGYMGDRYNRKYIMSVGILFWSSVTLASSYTPKEHFWALLLTRGLVGVGEASYSTIAPTIIADLYVKEKRTNMLSIFYFAIPVGSGLGYIVGSQVSAATQNWHSALRVTPGLGLVAVLLLIFVVKEPRRGAVEARSELHQTSWLTDLRELSRNCSFMLSTFGFTAVAFVTGSLALWAPTFLFRAAVFAGTKAPCEDEAHCSTSDSVIFGVITVVTGVLGVASGVQVSRLLRKKNPRADPLVCASGLLLSAPFLFLANAFAETSTAATYVFIFFGETFLSMNWAIVADILLYVVVPTRRSTAEALQILVSHLFGDAISPYLIGRISDSMRKYDSYLWQFRSLQFSLMLCSFVGVVGGAFFLATAMFIEKDRSRAESYVPAADGRIDVPNSGRAARVSVSSVLI